One Glaciihabitans arcticus DNA window includes the following coding sequences:
- a CDS encoding SDR family NAD(P)-dependent oxidoreductase, whose translation MARFDSRVAIVTGGGSGIGAEISRELAAEGASVVITDIKVEAAQSVVDEIVAAGGKAAAFAQNTAQWEDSEAAVAFATETFGGLHLAVNNAGIGAAPQTIGDYDIAAWDRVRAVDLDGVFYGLKFQLPAIVAAGGGAVVNMASVLGSVGIAQNAAYVTSKHALIGLTKVAALEYTALGVRTNAVGPGFIDTPLVRSSLSAEALTALEGEHASRRLGTDKEVAALTLFLLSDAASFISGSYHLVDGGYSAH comes from the coding sequence GTGGCCAGGTTCGACAGCAGGGTAGCCATCGTCACCGGCGGCGGCAGCGGAATCGGCGCGGAGATCTCGCGGGAGCTCGCAGCCGAGGGAGCATCGGTCGTCATCACCGACATCAAGGTCGAGGCGGCGCAGAGCGTCGTCGACGAGATTGTCGCCGCGGGCGGCAAGGCTGCCGCTTTCGCCCAGAACACCGCCCAGTGGGAGGACTCCGAAGCGGCCGTCGCCTTCGCGACCGAGACCTTCGGCGGCCTGCACCTCGCCGTCAACAACGCCGGCATCGGCGCCGCACCGCAGACGATCGGCGACTACGACATCGCCGCCTGGGACCGCGTACGCGCCGTCGACCTCGACGGTGTCTTCTACGGCCTCAAGTTCCAGCTGCCCGCGATCGTCGCCGCCGGCGGTGGAGCCGTCGTCAACATGGCCTCGGTTCTCGGCTCGGTCGGCATCGCGCAGAACGCCGCATACGTCACCAGCAAGCACGCCCTCATCGGCCTCACCAAGGTTGCAGCTCTCGAATACACCGCGCTCGGTGTGCGAACGAATGCGGTCGGCCCCGGCTTCATCGACACTCCCCTCGTTCGGTCCAGCCTGTCGGCGGAAGCACTCACCGCCCTCGAAGGCGAGCATGCCTCGCGCCGCCTGGGTACCGACAAGGAGGTCGCCGCACTGACGCTGTTCCTGCTGAGCGACGCGGCATCCTTCATCTCCGGTAGCTACCACCTCGTCGACGGCGGTTACTCCGCGCACTAG